GATCGCCTCGATCTGCTTGTAGAAAGGCGATTCGCCGACAAAGAGCAGGTTGCGCGAGACCGCGATGCTCTTCATGGACTCGATGACGTCGTCCGGGCTCAGCCCGTCCTCGACCGGGATCGCCCACATCATGGCCACGCCGGGATCGCCGGTCGTGAGCAGGCGCGAGGCGAACTCGCCGTAGACGCCCGTAAACCCGGGGTCGAATTCGTCGAGGATCGGGGCGACCCGCCAATAGAGAACGCCGATGCCGAGAATGGTCAAGAAGCCGATGACGGCCAGCAGGTTGCGAACGATCTTCACGGCAAATCCCCCTGTGATGATGTCGGCCGCCTCTCGAGCGGCTCGATCCGTGATGTTGCGGCGCGGTTGCGCACGCCGTCGAGGCATGACTCGGGGATTGTACCCATCCCTTGCGTCTCGGGCGACGCCGCGATCCGCTCGCCGTCCGATCGCGGGCGATGTCAGCTCGGCACAGGCACCGCGCTGAGTTGGGCCGGTTCCCGCCCGGTCATCGGGTCGTCGAACACGAAGGCCGCCAGGCGATCCAGCGAGGGGATCAGAATCGTCCGTCGCTCGATCTCGACGAGACCGCGATGGGCCAGCTCATGAAGCTCGCGCGAGAAGGTCTCGGCGGTAATGTTGAGGTTGGAGGCAACCAGCGCCTTGGCCGCCGGCAGGACGACAACCGCGCGATCAACAGCGTCCGAGCTGCAGCGGCCCTGCTGGAGCAGGAAGTCCGCCAGACGCTGACGCGCGCTCATCAGGCAGCATGCCTCCAGGTCGTGGACGAGCCGATGGACATCCTCGGCAACCAGCTTGAGCATAACGGCCGCGACCTCGGGCCATTCGGCGATAGCCGCATGGATACGGTCGCGACCGACGACGAGAATCCGGCTGTCGCAGATCGACTCGGCGAAGACCGGGCAAGGCGCGTCGAGCAGGATGGCCGCGACTCCGAAGACGCGGCCGGGTTGGAGGATGTCCAGCACCCGCTCGGCCCCCAGCGGCGAGAGTGCGGCGAGCTTGATCCGCCCCTCCAGAAGACACTGGAAACCGCTCGGACGGCTACCCTTCTCGCAGACGATCTGGCCCCGTGTCGCCACGCGCAGTTGACTGCCGCCGGCGATGAAGCGGGCCGGCTCGTCGCCGAGTGCGGCAAAGGCAGGAACGTCGCGCAGGAACGGCAGGAAATTGAAGGCGCGGTCGATGTCGTTCATAGCTGAAGTCTATCGACCGAGGGATTCACAACAAGACGTGGAACTACTGACGGGTCTGCCCTGAAATACCTCCCGAGGGGTAGGGGTGGTAGCGTGTCAAGACATTGAGATTCCTTGTGGTTGTTCCGATCCGAGACCTTGCCGTGCCGGCTTCGAGTCGGTCCGGAGTCTTTGGAGGTATCCCCTTTCGCGGTGGGCGCGTCTGGGCTGGAATGCGGGGGTGATCGATATGAGTTCTTTTCTTCCGCGTTCGTTCCATCATTCGATCCTGCTCAGCGTGGGTCTGTTGATGGCGGTCGTCGTCGTTCTGGCGATCCTCAGCATGGTGCTCAGCGGCAGCGTGGGCCGGGCCACCGAGGGGCTTGCCGCGGCCGTGAACCAGTCCGGTTCGCTGCGCATGCAGTCGTATCGCATCGGGATGGCGTTGGCCGATGCGCGCGGCCCGGCCGATCTGCGCGCCGATCGGGTCGCGGCACTGGCCGAGGAACTCGAGCAGCGTCTGGCCAGTCCGCGCCTTGCCGATATTATCCCGCGGCGTGCCGGCGAGGAGATTCGCGCCGGCTACGAGCGTATCCGCTCCGATTGGAACGGGCGCATGCGCCCGCTGGTGTCGGCGGACATCGCGCGGTTGCGGGCGTTCGATCGGGGCGGCTCCGGGGATCCCCCGACGATGGCCTATCTGGCGGATGTCGACGGCTTCGTCGAGCAGATCGACGCGCTGGTCGGGGAGCTGGAACGGATCACGGAGGCGCGTTTGGCCATGCTGTGCGTCGTTCAGGCGGTCGCCTTGATCCTGACGGTGATCGTGGTGCTCGTGACCATGGTTCTGGTTATCGGCCGGGTGATCCAACCGCTCGCCGAGCTCCTGGAGTGTGCGGATCGGTCGCGGCGCGGCGATTTCACGCGACGCACCCGATTCACCGGCAGCGACGAGCTGGGTCGGCTCGGCGAGGCCATGAACCGCATGGCCGCAGACCTGTCGCATCTCTACGCGGATCTGGAAGGTCGGGTCGCCGAGAAGACGCGCGATCTCGAACGCACCAATCACACCCTGGAGCTGCTCTACGGCGTGGGCCAGGCGCTGCACGAGTCGTCGATCTCCACACCCACGTTCGAGCGCGTCCTGCAGGAGATCCGGGTCAAGCTGCGGCTTCGGGCCGTTACACTCTGCTTGGAGGACGCGCCGGATCTGCGCTCAGATCTCGATCCCCATCGAAAGGACGCCCCTGCCTGTATGACCGCGAGAGCAGAGGGCGAGCAACGCTTTGCCTGCTTGAGCGAGGCATGCACGGTCTGCCGCGAGGCCGAGCCCTATCATCCATTGCTGCGCACGCTCGGGCGAGGCGAGCGTCGGGCCCCGGTGTCCTTCACCGTGGCGGATCAGGATCGGCCCTTCGGTGTATTGGTCGTGGAGCTGGATCGCGATCAATCGCTCCCGCGCTGGCAAGGACGGCTCCTGTCCTCGCTCGCCACGCTGATCGGCACCGCACTCAGTCTGCATCGGCGCCAGCGCGACGCGAGGCGTCTCGCGCTGTTCGAGGAGCGCGGCGTCATCGCACGCGAGCTGCACGACTCCTTGGCGCAGTCGCTTTCCTACCTCAAGATCCAGGCGTCACGCTTGGATGCACTCCTCCGCGCCGGTGCGGAGCCCGAGCGCGCGCGTGACGTGCTCGCCGAGTTGCGCGAGGGCGCCAACAACGCCTATCGTCAGTTGCGCGAGCTTCTGACCACCTTTCGGCTCAAGATGGACGATCGCGGCCTCAATGCGGCGCTGGAGGCGACGGTGGCCGAGTTTCGCGAACACGGGACCACCGAGATTCG
The sequence above is drawn from the Thiocapsa rosea genome and encodes:
- a CDS encoding histidine kinase; this translates as MSSFLPRSFHHSILLSVGLLMAVVVVLAILSMVLSGSVGRATEGLAAAVNQSGSLRMQSYRIGMALADARGPADLRADRVAALAEELEQRLASPRLADIIPRRAGEEIRAGYERIRSDWNGRMRPLVSADIARLRAFDRGGSGDPPTMAYLADVDGFVEQIDALVGELERITEARLAMLCVVQAVALILTVIVVLVTMVLVIGRVIQPLAELLECADRSRRGDFTRRTRFTGSDELGRLGEAMNRMAADLSHLYADLEGRVAEKTRDLERTNHTLELLYGVGQALHESSISTPTFERVLQEIRVKLRLRAVTLCLEDAPDLRSDLDPHRKDAPACMTARAEGEQRFACLSEACTVCREAEPYHPLLRTLGRGERRAPVSFTVADQDRPFGVLVVELDRDQSLPRWQGRLLSSLATLIGTALSLHRRQRDARRLALFEERGVIARELHDSLAQSLSYLKIQASRLDALLRAGAEPERARDVLAELREGANNAYRQLRELLTTFRLKMDDRGLNAALEATVAEFREHGTTEIRLDNRLPALLLSPNEEVHVLQIVREALSNVIRHAGAPHALLRLAAGDAGIRVTLDDDGRGIDPHAVPRGHYGLSIMRERAAGLGGDIEIAPGPHGGTRVRLTFPSRRTRDTGAMQVSS
- a CDS encoding DUF302 domain-containing protein, yielding MKIVRNLLAVIGFLTILGIGVLYWRVAPILDEFDPGFTGVYGEFASRLLTTGDPGVAMMWAIPVEDGLSPDDVIESMKSIAVSRNLLFVGESPFYKQIEAITGEPYRYVNFISFCDAQVGRQMLEYRNEYSGFMPCRIALVEDKEGRLTLYSMNLDMMIHGGRELPEELKASSLKVRDTIRAIMEGGAAGEL
- a CDS encoding Crp/Fnr family transcriptional regulator, whose protein sequence is MNDIDRAFNFLPFLRDVPAFAALGDEPARFIAGGSQLRVATRGQIVCEKGSRPSGFQCLLEGRIKLAALSPLGAERVLDILQPGRVFGVAAILLDAPCPVFAESICDSRILVVGRDRIHAAIAEWPEVAAVMLKLVAEDVHRLVHDLEACCLMSARQRLADFLLQQGRCSSDAVDRAVVVLPAAKALVASNLNITAETFSRELHELAHRGLVEIERRTILIPSLDRLAAFVFDDPMTGREPAQLSAVPVPS